A genomic stretch from Pseudomonas mendocina includes:
- a CDS encoding CheR family methyltransferase produces MQSGVWALQPLADMSVAEFRDWQVLLEERTGVVVNEQRRSFLQTNLTARMRELGVEGYSAYYQRVTDGPRGAVEWSTLLDRLTVQETRFFRHQPSFDVLETYLRERLQQGLKQPLALWSVGCASGEEPYSLAICAAEVLRGSEFEGQFGVTATDISLNALSKARDAQFSARRFEHVDAELCKRYFQAQEDGRFKVLPSLASRVCCARLNVLELNKAPMSGMDVIFCQNLLIYFRRWRRREILNHLAERLAPGGLLVVGVGEVAGWQHPELVPVADERVLAFTRQG; encoded by the coding sequence ATGCAGTCAGGCGTGTGGGCCTTGCAGCCTCTGGCAGATATGAGTGTCGCGGAGTTTCGTGACTGGCAGGTGCTGCTCGAGGAGCGCACCGGTGTTGTGGTCAACGAACAGCGCCGCTCATTTTTGCAGACCAACCTGACAGCGCGCATGCGCGAGTTGGGAGTCGAGGGCTATAGCGCCTACTACCAGCGCGTGACTGATGGCCCGCGTGGGGCTGTGGAATGGTCAACACTACTGGATCGTCTGACTGTCCAGGAGACCCGATTCTTTCGCCACCAGCCGTCATTCGATGTGCTTGAAACATACCTGCGCGAGCGTTTGCAGCAAGGGCTGAAACAGCCTCTGGCCTTGTGGAGTGTGGGCTGTGCCAGTGGGGAGGAGCCCTACTCACTGGCCATCTGTGCCGCAGAGGTGTTGCGTGGGAGCGAATTCGAGGGGCAGTTCGGCGTCACAGCAACGGATATCAGCCTTAACGCGTTGAGTAAGGCGCGGGATGCGCAATTCAGCGCCCGGCGATTCGAGCATGTTGATGCTGAGTTGTGTAAGCGTTATTTCCAGGCCCAGGAAGATGGTCGCTTTAAGGTTTTACCCAGTCTGGCCAGCCGTGTCTGTTGTGCGCGCCTGAATGTGCTGGAGCTTAACAAAGCGCCCATGTCCGGTATGGACGTAATTTTTTGTCAGAACTTGCTGATCTATTTTCGTCGCTGGCGCCGCCGCGAGATTCTCAACCACTTAGCCGAGCGCTTGGCGCCGGGCGGATTGCTGGTTGTGGGCGTGGGGGAAGTGGCCGGGTGGCAACACCCGGAGTTGGTGCCGGTTGCTGACGAGCGAGTGCTGGCGTTTACCCGTCAGGGATAA